In Oncorhynchus clarkii lewisi isolate Uvic-CL-2024 chromosome 16, UVic_Ocla_1.0, whole genome shotgun sequence, one genomic interval encodes:
- the LOC139367312 gene encoding coiled-coil domain-containing protein 42-like, translating into MVSLYIRFGFQDFESTLRALRIRKDELIEKEGQMKEYLQKFDNFLKENEVKRCRAVRKAGRERELTNQKQVDLLTLQEETKALVKERDRLEKRVQKNAIYPHYLDKVVQASEQFQEARQVMSRYDTLMLTREDLVRTTQQNQDSTENARAQLARFTEQSNDTLLHYNNTLAQLQSQLDKARAEGMIWESRWAHIQNTAAKKTLLLGTIKMATLNLYQCVCKRAKDTGESPIAPEDTIKQLEKIQTFLADLICIWEEVNKPDQPGPTGHR; encoded by the exons ATGGTCTCACTTTACATTCGGTTTGGGTTTCAGGATTTTGAGTCAACTCTCAGAGCCCTGAGAATCCGCAAGGATGAGCTCATAGAGAAGGAGGGCCAGATGAAGGAATATCTGCAGAAATTTGACAACTTTCTGAAG GAGAACGAGGTGAAACGATGTCGAGCTGTTAGGAAGGCCGGCCGAGAGAGGGAACTGACCAATCAGAAGCAGGTGGACCTGCTCACTCTCCAGGAGGAGACGAAAGCTCTCGTCAAAGAGAGGGACCGTCTGGAGAAACGAGTGCAGAAGAATGCTATATACCCCCATTACCTTGATAAAGTGGTACAGGCCAGTGAACAG TTTCAGGAGGCCAGACAGGTGATGTCTCGCTACGACACGTTGATGCTGACCAGGGAGGACCTGGTACGGACCACCCAGCAGAACCAGGACAGCACGGAGAATGCCCGGGCCCAGCTGGCCCGCTTCACAGAGCAGAGCAATGACACCCTGCTGCACTACAACAACACTCTGGCCCAGCTACAGAGCCAGCTGGACAAGGCCCGTGCTGAGGGCATGATCTGG GAATCGAGATGGGCCCACATTCAGAACACAGCTGCCAAGAAGACACTGCTGTTGGGAACAATCAAGATGGCCACTCTTAatctgtaccagtgtgtgtgcAAGAGGGCGAAAGACACTGGGGAATCGCCTATTGCTCCAGAGGACACTATTAAGCAGCTGGAGAAG ATCCAGACCTTCCTAGCCGATCTGATCTGCATTTGGGAGGAGGTGAACAAGCCGGATCAGCCAGGGCCAACCGGACACAGATAG
- the LOC139368493 gene encoding 45 kDa calcium-binding protein-like produces MANYWRTAWRRHLLAVSMALFCLLHNTMDVHARPANMSSLKDKNSPTSKEENEILPPDHLNGMKLEMDGHINKGFHQEVFLGKEMEEFEEDSEPRRNRNKLIDIFRKVDFNKDKSVSAKEMQRWIVEKTEEHFQEAVRENKMSFHAVDPDGDGHVTWDEYRVKFLASKGFNKKEMADKIKNSEELKVDEETQEVLESLKDRWFQADNPPADQLLNEEEFLSFLHPEHSKGMLKYMVKEIVRDLDQDSDKKLTLSEFISLPMGTVENQQAQDIDDDWVRERKKEFEEVIDGNHDGIVTMEELQEYMDPMNEYNALNEAKQMIAVADENQNHNLELEEILKYSEYFTGSKLMDYARNVHEEF; encoded by the exons ATGGCTAACTACTGGAGGACGGCTTGGCGCAGACACCTTCTGGCTGTGTCCATGGCCCTGTTCTGCCTGCTCCACAACACCATGGACGTCCATGCCCGGCCAGCTAACATGTCATCCCTGAAGGACAAGAACAGCCCCACCAGTAAGGAGGAGAATGAGATCCTTCCCCCAGACCATCTGAACGGGATGAAGCTGGAGATGGATGGTCACATCAATAAAGGCTTCCACCAGGAGGTGTTCCTGGGTAAGGAGATGGAGGAGTTTGAAGAGGACTCTGAGCCCAGGAGAAACAGGAACAAGCTCATTGACATCTTCAGAAA GGTGGACTTTAATAAAGATAAGAGCGTCAGTGCCAAAGAGATGCAGCGCTGGATCGTGGAGAAGACAGAGGAACACTTCCAGGAGGCTGTGAGGGAGAACAAGATGAGCTTCCATGCTGTGGACCCAGATGGAGATG GCCATGTGACATGGGATGAATACCGGGTGAAGTTTCTGGCCAGCAAAGGATTCAACAAGAAGGAAATGGCTGACAAGATAAAGAACAGTGAAGAACTGAAGGTAGACGAGGAGA CCCAGGAGGTGCTGGAGAGTCTGAAGGACCGCTGGTTCCAGGCTGATAACCCCCCAGCCGACCAGCTGCTGAACGAGGAAGAGTTCCTCTCCTTCCTGCACCCGGAGCACAGCAAAGGAATGCTCAAATACATGGTCAAGGAGATTGTTCGCGACCTAG ACCAGGACAGTGACAAGAAGCTGACTCTGTCGGAGTTCATCTCCCTGCCCATGGGCACTGTGGAGAACCAGCAGGCTCAGGACATCGATGATGACTGGGTACGAGAGAGGAAAAAGGAGTTTGAGGAGGTCATCGATGGCAACCATGATGGCATCGTAACCATGGAGGAactacag GAGTACATGGACCCGATGAACGAGTACAATGCGCTGAACGAGGCTAAGCAGATGATTGCTGTGGCCGACGAGAACCAGAACCACAACTTGGAACTGGAGGAGATTCTCAAGTACAGCGAATACTTCACTGGCAGCAAGCTCATGGACTATGCCCGGAATGTTCACGAGGAGTTCTGA